TCCTCATAGGTAGGCTATAAACCCAAATACGAACAAGGCAAAGGGCAGTTAGTTCTCCTGTTTCAATTCCTCATAGGTAGGCTATAAACGTGCAATGTGACAAGCCAAGCAAGGTAAAAAATGAAAGTTTCAATTCCTCATAGGTAGGCTATAAACGCTTTGGGACTTTTCCCCAAGGAGTGAGTATAATGTTGTTTCAATTCCTCATAGGTAGGCTATAAACTGCCGGACGTAAATCCTAATATAGGTGTTAGGTGGAGTTTCAATTCCTCATAGGTAGGCTATAAACGGCTCCCGGCGGGCCTTAAATAGATTATTTATTTGTCAGTTTCAATTCCTCATAGGTAGGCTATAAACCGACAAAGGACTGGGCAAGCAGACCAGGTTTGTGGCCGGTTTCAATTCCTCATAGGTAGGCTATAAACCCTACGCCCCTTGGCTAAAACACGCTTTGCCAGGGTTTCAATTCCTCATAGGTAGGCTATAAACCATGTATTGATTTGGGAGCAAGCAAACGGGCCAGTCCCGTTTCAATTCCTCATAGGTAGGCTATAAACTTGCGGAGAGCCTCACGGTGCGATTGCGGCTCGAAGGTTTGTAAGCGTCAAATAATCCACACCTATTAATACAGAACAAAAGTTGAGAAAATAGACCTGAACACAAAAATGGAGGTGTTCAGGGATGGACAAAAACCTAGCTGAAATCTGGGAACAACGGCTCAGGGAACATGAGCAAAGTGGCCAAACCATTGCCAGCTGGTGCAAACACAACAATATCAGAACCAACCAGTTTTTCTACTGGCGCCGCAAACTACGGCCAGAAAAAAAGCAAGACCAGCCCCAAATAAAATGGATAGCCGTACCTAAAAACCCGGCCAAAACAAGTGGCATAACCATTACCCTTGGGCAAATAAAAATAGAAATAACCCCGGGATTTGACCCAAAGCTGCTGCGTGAAATCATCGAGGTGCTTACCTAGCCATGATTAATGAAATTACAAACCAGGAAGTATATCTGGCCTGCGGCAGCACAGATCTTAGAAAATCCATAGACAGCCTGGCAGTACTGGTCAAAGAAAGCTTTAACCTGGATCCCTTCAGCCCCTGCTTATTTGTCTTTTGCAACCGCAACCGGGACAAACTAAAGATCCTGCAGTGGGACCATAACGGTTTCTGGCTCTACTACCGGCGCCTGGAGAAAGGTAAGTTTGACTGGCCAGAAAAAAACACCGATATATTAAGCATCAGCTACCGGCAGCTGCGCTGGCTGTTAGATGGCTTATCACTGAAAGAAACCCGGGGCCATCAGGAAGTAAAGAGCGCACCATAATATAATATAAAGATAATTAGCGAAAAACGAAGAAAATAGCAAATAAATGGTTAAAAATTCATAAAAACATGCTATAATTAAGGCATGAGTACACAAAACAATTCCGCACTTACAATTGAAGAATTGACCATAACCATCCAGGCTTTAGAACAGCAGATTGCGGAACTTAATGCTAAACTAAAATGGTATGAAG
This region of Zhaonella formicivorans genomic DNA includes:
- the tnpB gene encoding IS66 family insertion sequence element accessory protein TnpB (TnpB, as the term is used for proteins encoded by IS66 family insertion elements, is considered an accessory protein, since TnpC, encoded by a neighboring gene, is a DDE family transposase.) — translated: MINEITNQEVYLACGSTDLRKSIDSLAVLVKESFNLDPFSPCLFVFCNRNRDKLKILQWDHNGFWLYYRRLEKGKFDWPEKNTDILSISYRQLRWLLDGLSLKETRGHQEVKSAP
- the tnpA gene encoding IS66 family insertion sequence element accessory protein TnpA produces the protein MDKNLAEIWEQRLREHEQSGQTIASWCKHNNIRTNQFFYWRRKLRPEKKQDQPQIKWIAVPKNPAKTSGITITLGQIKIEITPGFDPKLLREIIEVLT